The sequence ACCGGGCCGTTGTGCCGCGCACGATGGAATCGTCCACAATGACGACGATGCGATCCTTAAGTACGCCCTCCACCGTGTTGAACTTGCAGCGCACCCGCATTTCGCGCCGGTCCTGTCCGGGGGCAATGAACGTGCGTCCCACATAGTGGTTGCGGATGAGGCCGATCTCGAATTTGCCCGAATAGCCCTGTTTTCGGCATTCGCTTACATACCCGAGCGCACTGGTATTGGATGAGTCGGGCACCGAGATGACGATGGGCTGCCTTTCCCCTTTCTTTGTGGACGGGACCGGCGCCTCGCGCGCCAGTTCTTTGCCGATCTGCCGGCGCACCTTGTCCACCATCTCCCCGTAGATCCGAGAATCCGGACGCGAGAAATACACGTATTCGAAGACGCACTGGCTGATCTCGTTCGACCGGGGCAGATGGAAGCTCTGGAATGACCCCGTTTCGGCTCCTTCCCGGTCGATCACCAGGATCTCCCCGGGTTCCACGTCGCGCACATATTCGGCCCCGATCAGGTCGAAGGCGCAGGTTTCGCTGGCTGCGCACCACGAAGTTTCGTTCAGGCGTCCCAGCGATAACGGACGGAACCCGTTCGGGTCGCGGATGGCGATGAGGCTGTCGTCCGTGAGTATAAGGAGCGAAAAGGCTCCTTCCAGTTGAGAGAGTGCGTCCCTGATCTGGTTGATCTGCTTGCTTCGCCGGCTTTGTGCGATGAGGTGGAGGACCAGTTCCGTGTCGCTGGTTGTCTGGAACAAGGTGCCATGGTCGCTGAAGGACTGGCGCAACTCGCGCGCGTTCGACAGATTGCCGTTGTGCGAAATGGCGAGGTTGCCGCCTTTGTAATGCACAACAAACGGCTGGATGTTCGCCTTGTTGTCCGAGGCGCCCATCGTGGAGTACCGATTGTGTCCGATGGCGGCAGTGCCGAGCAGCTTGGTTTCGAAGAGGGACTGATCGGCGAAAACGTCCAGCACCAGTCCTCGTCCCCGGTGGGCCTGCATGACGCGGCGCTGCTTCGTTTCGTCGTAGGTGGAGGAGACGATTCCTGACGACTCCTGACCGCGGTGCTGGAGAGCGTGCAATCCGTAATACGTATGCCGCGCTGCATCCTCGGCGTTGAATATCCCGAAAATGCCGCAATACTCTCGTATCTGACGCATTCGGCTCCGGTTAATTGATGGGAGGGCCTGTGCCCGGTACAAAGTTAGGCAATTTCCGCGCGGTATACAATGGCTCAGGCCGGATTGTCCGGTGCGTTTGCATCGCTTGCCCGCTTGCCTGAAAGCAGAGCGCGCCGCACGTGTACGCGGCCTATCCGGTTGTTTTCGACCGTTACCACCCGCATGACAAGACCCTCGATTTCCATCGTGTTGCCTTCTTCCGGGATCGTTCCTGTCTCGTGAAAGATCAGTCCCCCGAGCGTTTCGAAGTCGTATGCTTCGGTGTCGAGCGAGGCGTCCAGCAGTTCGTTCACGTCGTCGAGGTCGATGCGCGCATCGAACAGGTACGTAGCATCGTCGAGCCGCTCGTACAGTTGGTCTTCGGTTTCGTCGTGCTCGTCGCGGATTTCTCCTACGATTTCTTCCAGGATATCTTCGAGCGTGACCAACCCTGCCGTACCTCCGTATTCGTCGACGACCACAGCCATATGGGTTTTTTTCGCTTGCAGATCCTTGAGCAGATCGTCCAGCTTCTTGCCCGGAGGTACGAAAATGGCCGGCCGGGCTACTTCCGTCCAGTCGAGAGGCGTATCCCCATTGGCGCCCAGCAGATAGGGTAGCAGGTCCTTGGCGTACACAATGCCCAGTATATTGTCGAGGTGATCGGCGTACAGCGGAATACGCGAATGCCCCGTGTTGCGGATCAGTTTGAGGGCTTCCC comes from Bacteroidetes bacterium SB0662_bin_6 and encodes:
- a CDS encoding HlyC/CorC family transporter, with the translated sequence MSAIFSGSEVALFSLTGSAKASLAEAGDRASRRVLKLLERPRRLLITILILNTGANVAAAIVAALLTARIATAMGWSYAVTVVLEVVVLTFIILVMSEITPKLLAVRHAGAFSRAVSGPLAALHRILYPLSGFLARSTRFMRERLETEGTRISPEDLKTLADVGEAHGTLEEEEKELIYSIVEFGETSVREIMVSRLDVVALPVTSGIGEALKLIRNTGHSRIPLYADHLDNILGIVYAKDLLPYLLGANGDTPLDWTEVARPAIFVPPGKKLDDLLKDLQAKKTHMAVVVDEYGGTAGLVTLEDILEEIVGEIRDEHDETEDQLYERLDDATYLFDARIDLDDVNELLDASLDTEAYDFETLGGLIFHETGTIPEEGNTMEIEGLVMRVVTVENNRIGRVHVRRALLSGKRASDANAPDNPA
- a CDS encoding amidophosphoribosyltransferase, producing the protein MRQIREYCGIFGIFNAEDAARHTYYGLHALQHRGQESSGIVSSTYDETKQRRVMQAHRGRGLVLDVFADQSLFETKLLGTAAIGHNRYSTMGASDNKANIQPFVVHYKGGNLAISHNGNLSNARELRQSFSDHGTLFQTTSDTELVLHLIAQSRRSKQINQIRDALSQLEGAFSLLILTDDSLIAIRDPNGFRPLSLGRLNETSWCAASETCAFDLIGAEYVRDVEPGEILVIDREGAETGSFQSFHLPRSNEISQCVFEYVYFSRPDSRIYGEMVDKVRRQIGKELAREAPVPSTKKGERQPIVISVPDSSNTSALGYVSECRKQGYSGKFEIGLIRNHYVGRTFIAPGQDRREMRVRCKFNTVEGVLKDRIVVIVDDSIVRGTTARYIVNMIREAGAREVHFRVAAPPVINPCYYGMDFPSHGELFAHEFGSDEERAKWLGVDSLAYLSVEGLMKAVRSANRSEAGYCNACFTGNYPVPVHAPVVKEENEW